In Azospirillum sp. TSA2s, one genomic interval encodes:
- a CDS encoding FAD-binding and (Fe-S)-binding domain-containing protein: protein MPSLPLAAPYDRVLAELLAVIPEARLVTDPLRTLAYGTDASFYRLIPKIVALVETEEEVVRLLRITRGHKVPVTFRAAGTSLSGQAVSDSVLVVLGDGWRGCSIGPGAATVTLQPGVIGAEANRRLAPLGRKIGPDPASIATAKIGGIAANNASGMCCGTAQNSYRTLESMRLVLADGTVLDTADPASRSRFRDSHGALLGRLADLGARTRADEALAGRIREKFRIKNTTGYSLNALVDYEDPVDILQHLMIGSEGTLGFISAITLRTVPEHPHKASALLFFPDIGEACHAVSLLKAAPVDAAELMDRASLRSIQDKPGMPPQIRGFGPEVAAVLVETRAESAAALEANVAEIARVLADCVTIGDTGFTTDAKACEGFWKIRKGLFPAVGAIRQTGTTVIIEDVAFPLPRLAEATRELQELFVRHGYHEAIIFGHALEGNLHFVFTQAFDTQEEIDRYRRFMDDVAVLVVTRYDGSLKAEHGTGRNMAPFVEMEWGPQAYGLMKEIKGLFDPDGLLNPGVILNGDPQAHLKNLKPLPPADPLVDTCIECGFCEPTCPSHRFTLSPRQRIVGRREMARLTAAGNDAGRLAEISAAYEYQGIDTCAACGLCATACPVGIETGLLIKSMRGERRGSMARKAGTLVADHMEGTLGLARTGLRLADLARRTIGHGATQAAARVLTGGNLSVLPRNMPTSATFSPKADILTSEDLPTVVYAPSCVSRTMGPAATDPQQRPLPQVVESVMRKAGFRILYPEAADGQCCGMPLESKGLIEAADAKADAMLAALSKASRGGRYPVVMDTSPCALRLKKRLTDAGLRILDVAEFLSEFALPRLDIARTAEPVMLHLTCSTRRMGLDGALTAVAKACAETVVIPPDVGCCGFAGDKGFTTPELNAHALRHLPASVPEGCASGYSTSRTCEIGLSDKAGVPYRSIAYLVDACATAKVEERARVAEVAF, encoded by the coding sequence ATGCCGTCCCTCCCCCTGGCCGCCCCCTACGACCGCGTGCTGGCCGAGCTTCTGGCCGTCATTCCCGAAGCCCGGCTGGTGACAGACCCGCTGCGCACGCTGGCCTACGGCACCGACGCCAGCTTCTACCGGCTAATCCCGAAGATCGTCGCGCTGGTGGAGACGGAGGAGGAGGTGGTGCGGTTGCTGCGCATCACCCGCGGCCACAAGGTGCCGGTGACCTTCCGCGCCGCCGGCACCAGCCTGTCGGGGCAGGCGGTCAGCGACAGCGTGCTGGTGGTGCTGGGGGACGGCTGGCGTGGCTGCAGCATCGGTCCGGGGGCGGCCACCGTCACGCTGCAGCCCGGCGTGATCGGGGCGGAGGCGAACCGGCGGCTGGCCCCGCTGGGGCGCAAGATCGGTCCCGATCCGGCCTCCATCGCCACCGCCAAGATCGGCGGCATCGCCGCCAACAACGCCAGCGGCATGTGCTGCGGCACCGCGCAGAACAGCTACCGCACGCTGGAGTCGATGCGGCTGGTTCTGGCCGACGGCACGGTGCTGGACACCGCCGACCCGGCCAGCCGCAGCCGCTTCCGCGACAGCCACGGCGCACTGCTCGGCCGGTTGGCCGATCTCGGCGCCCGCACCCGCGCCGACGAGGCGCTGGCCGGCCGCATCCGCGAAAAGTTCCGCATCAAGAACACCACCGGCTACAGCCTGAACGCGCTGGTGGACTACGAGGACCCGGTCGACATCCTCCAGCACCTGATGATCGGGTCGGAGGGGACACTGGGCTTCATCTCCGCCATCACGCTGCGCACCGTGCCGGAGCATCCGCACAAGGCCAGCGCCCTGCTGTTCTTCCCCGACATCGGCGAGGCCTGCCACGCGGTGTCGCTGCTGAAAGCGGCACCGGTCGATGCGGCGGAACTGATGGACCGCGCCTCGCTCCGCTCGATCCAGGACAAGCCGGGCATGCCGCCGCAGATCCGCGGCTTCGGCCCCGAGGTGGCGGCGGTTCTGGTGGAGACCCGTGCCGAGAGCGCGGCGGCGCTGGAGGCCAATGTGGCGGAGATCGCCAGAGTTCTGGCCGACTGCGTCACCATCGGCGACACCGGCTTCACCACCGACGCCAAGGCCTGCGAAGGCTTCTGGAAGATCCGCAAGGGCCTGTTCCCGGCGGTCGGCGCTATCCGCCAGACCGGCACCACCGTCATCATCGAGGACGTCGCCTTCCCCCTGCCCCGGCTGGCCGAAGCGACTCGCGAGCTGCAGGAACTGTTCGTCCGCCACGGCTATCACGAGGCGATCATCTTCGGCCACGCGCTGGAAGGAAACCTGCACTTCGTCTTCACCCAGGCCTTCGACACCCAGGAAGAGATCGACCGCTACCGCCGCTTCATGGACGATGTCGCCGTGCTGGTGGTTACCCGCTATGACGGTTCGCTGAAGGCGGAGCACGGCACCGGCCGCAACATGGCCCCCTTCGTCGAGATGGAATGGGGTCCGCAGGCCTATGGGCTGATGAAGGAGATCAAGGGGCTGTTCGACCCCGATGGGCTGCTGAACCCCGGCGTCATCCTGAACGGCGACCCGCAGGCCCATCTGAAGAACCTGAAGCCGCTTCCCCCCGCCGACCCGCTGGTCGACACCTGCATCGAGTGTGGGTTCTGCGAGCCGACCTGCCCCTCCCACCGCTTCACCCTGTCACCGCGCCAGCGCATCGTCGGCCGGCGCGAGATGGCACGGCTGACGGCGGCCGGCAACGATGCCGGGCGTCTGGCCGAGATCAGTGCCGCCTATGAGTATCAGGGCATCGACACCTGCGCGGCTTGCGGCCTGTGCGCCACCGCCTGTCCAGTGGGAATCGAGACCGGGCTTCTGATCAAATCCATGCGCGGCGAGCGGCGCGGCAGCATGGCCCGCAAGGCGGGGACGCTGGTCGCCGACCACATGGAAGGCACGCTGGGCCTCGCCCGCACCGGCCTGCGTCTGGCCGACCTAGCCCGCCGCACCATCGGCCATGGCGCCACTCAGGCGGCAGCCCGTGTGCTGACCGGCGGCAACCTGTCGGTTCTGCCCCGCAACATGCCCACATCCGCGACCTTCTCGCCGAAGGCGGACATTCTCACTAGCGAAGACCTGCCGACCGTGGTCTACGCCCCCAGCTGCGTCAGCCGGACCATGGGACCCGCGGCGACCGATCCGCAGCAGCGCCCGCTTCCACAGGTGGTGGAGTCGGTGATGCGCAAGGCTGGCTTCCGCATCCTCTATCCGGAAGCGGCGGATGGCCAGTGCTGCGGCATGCCGCTGGAGAGCAAGGGGCTGATCGAAGCCGCCGACGCAAAGGCCGATGCCATGCTGGCGGCCCTGTCGAAGGCGAGCCGAGGCGGCCGGTATCCGGTGGTGATGGACACCAGCCCCTGCGCCCTGCGCCTGAAGAAGCGCCTGACCGATGCCGGCCTGCGCATCCTCGACGTGGCGGAGTTCCTCAGCGAGTTCGCCCTGCCGCGCCTGGACATCGCCAGGACGGCGGAGCCGGTGATGCTGCACCTGACCTGCTCGACCCGCCGGATGGGGCTGGACGGCGCCCTGACCGCGGTGGCGAAAGCCTGCGCCGAGACGGTGGTGATCCCGCCCGACGTTGGCTGCTGCGGCTTCGCCGGCGACAAGGGCTTCACCACGCCGGAACTGAACGCCCACGCGCTGCGCCACCTGCCGGCATCGGTGCCGGAAGGCTGCGCGTCGGGCTATTCCACCAGCCGCACCTGCGAGATCGGCCTGTCCGACAAAGCGGGCGTTCCCTACCGGTCTATCGCCTATCTGGTCGACGCCTGCGCGACGGCGAAGGTGGAGGAGAGGGCGCGGGTGGCGGAGGTCGCCTTTTGA
- a CDS encoding L-lactate permease, with protein MTWSQVYDPMNNIWLSTLFASLPVLVMLGGLGIFHMKAHRAALAGLATALAVAVAVFGMPVAMAGKTALMGAAYGLLPIGWIVVNIIFLYHLTEQRGQFKILQESITGITNDRRLQLLLIAFCFGAFFEGAAGFGTPVAVTGAMLIGLGFTPLAASGLSLIANTAPVAYGALGTPVLALAAVTGLPLLDLSAMIGRQLPFFSVLVPFWLIVAFAGWRGMIQIWPAILVAGVSFAVPQFVVSNYHGPWLVDVAAAIVSLVSLTLFLKVWHPKTIWHTAGGASALTQGVGAAVVEGEARRSHGYSAAEVRRAWMPWAILSILVFLWGIPEVKTFLDGVSIFKFPIDGLHNMVMRVPPVVAKPHPEAAVYVLNWLSATGTGIFIAAVISGFLMGYSPVEMVKTYGRTLYAIRNSLLTISAMLALGYTTRYSGLDTTLGLAFANSGFLYPFFGTFLGWLGVALTGSDTASNVLFGSLQKVSSEQLGLPPVLMAAANSSGGVMGKMIDAQSIVVAAVATKWHGHEGKILRFVIWHSLALTALVGLLIMAQAYLWPFTQMVIGR; from the coding sequence ATGACCTGGTCGCAAGTCTACGACCCTATGAACAACATCTGGCTGTCGACGCTGTTCGCGTCGCTGCCGGTCCTGGTGATGCTGGGCGGTCTCGGCATCTTCCACATGAAGGCGCACCGCGCGGCCTTGGCAGGCTTGGCGACCGCGCTGGCGGTGGCCGTCGCCGTGTTCGGCATGCCGGTGGCGATGGCGGGAAAGACCGCGCTGATGGGTGCGGCTTACGGCCTGCTGCCGATCGGTTGGATCGTCGTCAACATCATCTTCCTCTATCACCTGACCGAGCAGCGCGGGCAGTTCAAGATCCTGCAGGAAAGCATCACCGGCATCACCAACGACCGCCGGCTCCAGCTTCTGCTGATCGCCTTCTGCTTCGGCGCCTTCTTCGAGGGAGCGGCCGGCTTCGGCACGCCGGTCGCCGTGACCGGCGCCATGCTGATCGGGCTGGGCTTCACCCCGCTGGCGGCGTCCGGCCTGTCGCTGATCGCCAACACCGCCCCGGTCGCCTATGGCGCGCTCGGCACGCCGGTGCTGGCGCTGGCGGCGGTCACCGGCCTGCCGCTGCTGGACCTGTCGGCGATGATCGGCCGGCAGCTGCCCTTCTTCTCCGTCCTGGTGCCGTTCTGGCTGATCGTCGCCTTCGCCGGCTGGCGCGGCATGATCCAGATCTGGCCGGCCATCCTGGTCGCCGGCGTATCCTTCGCCGTCCCGCAGTTTGTGGTGTCGAACTATCACGGCCCCTGGCTGGTGGACGTCGCCGCCGCCATCGTCTCGCTGGTCTCGCTCACCCTGTTCCTGAAGGTCTGGCACCCGAAAACCATCTGGCACACCGCCGGCGGAGCGTCCGCGCTCACGCAGGGTGTCGGCGCCGCCGTGGTCGAGGGCGAGGCGCGCCGCAGCCACGGCTACAGCGCCGCCGAGGTCCGCCGCGCCTGGATGCCCTGGGCGATCCTCAGCATCCTGGTCTTCCTGTGGGGCATCCCGGAGGTCAAGACCTTCCTCGACGGCGTATCGATCTTCAAGTTCCCGATCGACGGCCTGCACAACATGGTGATGCGCGTTCCGCCGGTGGTGGCCAAGCCCCATCCGGAGGCCGCCGTCTACGTCCTGAACTGGCTGTCGGCGACCGGCACCGGCATCTTCATCGCCGCCGTCATCTCCGGCTTCCTGATGGGCTATTCGCCGGTCGAGATGGTGAAGACCTACGGCCGCACCCTCTACGCCATCCGCAACTCGCTGCTGACGATCTCGGCGATGCTGGCGCTGGGCTACACCACCCGCTATTCGGGTCTGGACACCACGCTGGGCCTCGCCTTCGCCAACTCCGGCTTCCTCTACCCGTTCTTCGGCACCTTCCTGGGCTGGCTGGGCGTGGCGCTGACCGGGTCGGACACGGCGTCCAACGTGCTGTTTGGCAGCCTGCAGAAGGTGTCGTCGGAGCAGTTGGGCCTGCCGCCGGTGCTGATGGCCGCCGCCAACAGCTCGGGTGGCGTGATGGGCAAGATGATCGACGCCCAGAGCATCGTCGTCGCCGCCGTCGCTACCAAGTGGCATGGGCATGAGGGCAAGATCCTGCGCTTCGTCATCTGGCACTCGCTGGCGCTGACGGCGCTGGTCGGCCTGCTGATCATGGCCCAGGCCTATCTGTGGCCCTTCACCCAGATGGTGATCGGCCGCTGA
- a CDS encoding (Fe-S)-binding protein codes for MPATPKPTRVYYFGTCLVDLFFPDAGMAGIELLQSQGLTVVFPQGQSCCGQPAYNSGYRADALKVARAQLDLFPGDDPIVVPSGSCAGMMKKHWPDLFRGEPDEAKAVQVASRVWELTQFLVHVLDVQLTDQGEPVRVTWHASCHAQREMGVVEEPKALLRQLANVELVELKREKECCGFGGTFAVRHPEISAAMVGDKVADIEGTGAARVVSGDCGCLLNITGALEAGAKAARGQHIAQFLKERIHGR; via the coding sequence ATGCCCGCCACCCCCAAACCCACCCGCGTCTATTACTTCGGCACCTGTCTCGTCGACCTGTTTTTCCCCGACGCCGGTATGGCGGGGATCGAGCTGCTGCAATCCCAGGGCCTGACCGTCGTCTTCCCCCAGGGGCAGAGCTGCTGCGGCCAGCCGGCCTACAATTCCGGCTACCGCGCCGACGCCCTGAAGGTTGCCCGCGCGCAGTTGGACCTGTTCCCCGGCGACGATCCCATCGTCGTGCCGTCGGGCTCCTGCGCCGGCATGATGAAGAAGCACTGGCCCGACCTGTTCCGCGGCGAACCGGACGAGGCCAAGGCAGTGCAGGTGGCGTCCCGCGTGTGGGAGCTGACCCAGTTCCTGGTCCATGTGCTGGACGTCCAACTCACCGACCAGGGAGAGCCGGTGCGCGTCACCTGGCATGCCTCCTGCCATGCCCAGCGCGAGATGGGCGTGGTGGAGGAGCCGAAGGCGCTCCTGCGCCAGCTCGCCAACGTCGAACTGGTGGAGCTGAAGCGGGAGAAGGAATGCTGCGGCTTCGGCGGCACCTTCGCCGTGCGCCATCCGGAGATCTCCGCCGCGATGGTCGGCGACAAGGTCGCGGACATCGAGGGCACCGGCGCCGCCCGCGTGGTGTCGGGCGATTGTGGGTGCCTGCTGAACATCACCGGCGCGCTGGAGGCCGGCGCCAAGGCCGCGCGCGGCCAGCACATCGCCCAGTTCCTGAAGGAGCGCATCCATGGACGGTAA
- a CDS encoding FCD domain-containing protein, with protein MQGTIKPAKLADAIAEHLERLILEGALRPGEKLLAERELAVKLDVSRPSLRDAIAKLEERGLLVTGRSGTHVATFLAQIADPLMTLMRNKPDASFDYLEFRRSIEVAAAGLAAQRATDLDRDSIRSIVARMQTAHGKDDSSEEADSDADLHLAIYEAAHNVVMLHIMRTLSDLLRNDVFYNRTDLYSRPGVRELLLQQHLAIANAVLAGDAAAASAAAEAHVEFTLQTLREIREHNARVQVSLRRIGRTDLIDSGA; from the coding sequence ATGCAGGGGACGATCAAACCGGCCAAGCTGGCCGATGCCATTGCCGAGCATCTGGAGCGGTTGATCCTGGAAGGCGCATTGCGCCCCGGCGAGAAGCTGCTGGCTGAACGCGAACTGGCGGTGAAGCTGGACGTGTCGCGCCCGTCGCTGCGCGACGCCATCGCCAAGCTGGAGGAGCGCGGCCTGCTGGTCACCGGGCGCAGCGGCACCCATGTCGCCACCTTCCTGGCGCAGATCGCCGATCCGCTGATGACGCTGATGCGCAACAAGCCGGACGCGTCGTTCGACTATCTGGAGTTCCGCCGTTCCATTGAAGTGGCGGCGGCCGGGTTGGCGGCCCAGCGGGCGACCGACCTCGACCGCGACAGCATCCGCAGCATCGTCGCCCGCATGCAGACCGCCCATGGCAAGGACGACAGCTCGGAGGAGGCGGACTCGGACGCCGACCTGCATCTGGCGATCTACGAGGCGGCGCACAACGTCGTCATGCTGCACATCATGCGGACGCTGTCCGACCTGCTGCGCAACGACGTGTTCTACAACCGCACCGACCTCTACTCCCGGCCGGGCGTGCGTGAGCTGCTGCTGCAACAGCATCTCGCCATCGCCAACGCGGTTCTGGCCGGCGACGCGGCGGCGGCCAGTGCGGCGGCCGAGGCCCATGTGGAATTCACACTGCAGACCCTGCGCGAGATCCGCGAGCACAACGCCCGTGTCCAGGTCTCGTTGCGGCGGATCGGACGCACCGACCTGATCGACAGCGGAGCATGA
- a CDS encoding lactate utilization protein, producing MSDSRNSILTKLRTTRDAHPLTPPVSDFAPIEAKHWAPEERLPRIRRLMEAVHTEFLDATEADWPVVLREFLAREGVGSLLYAPATEAGKRLVEGWKAESPSPPRGEGRGEGEASHDSPEGPATNPPHPNPLPGGERGSAPGPVLIPYDRPLEDLKPQLFESIEAGLTTTRGAIAETGSLILWPTADEPRTLSLVPHIHIAILRTDALFDTFLQAMREQGWADAMPTNVLLVSGPSKTADIEQTLAYGVHGPKRLVVLVVQP from the coding sequence ATGTCTGACTCCCGCAACTCGATCCTGACGAAGCTGCGCACGACGCGCGACGCCCACCCGCTGACCCCGCCCGTGTCGGATTTCGCGCCGATCGAGGCGAAGCACTGGGCACCTGAGGAGCGCCTGCCCCGCATCCGCCGCCTGATGGAGGCGGTGCATACGGAGTTCCTCGACGCGACGGAGGCCGACTGGCCGGTGGTGCTGCGGGAATTCCTGGCGCGGGAGGGTGTGGGGTCGCTGCTCTACGCTCCGGCAACGGAGGCGGGGAAGCGGCTGGTCGAGGGGTGGAAGGCTGAATCCCCCTCTCCCCCCCGGGGAGAGGGTCGGGGTGAGGGGGAAGCATCGCATGATTCTCCCGAAGGTCCCGCCACGAATCCCCCTCACCCTAACCCTCTCCCCGGGGGGGAGAGGGGATCTGCGCCGGGTCCGGTTCTCATCCCCTACGACCGTCCTCTCGAAGACCTCAAGCCGCAGCTGTTCGAGTCCATCGAGGCCGGCCTCACCACCACCCGCGGCGCCATCGCCGAGACCGGCAGCCTGATCCTGTGGCCGACCGCCGACGAGCCGCGCACCCTGTCGCTGGTCCCGCACATCCACATCGCAATCCTGCGCACCGACGCGCTCTTCGACACGTTCCTGCAGGCCATGCGCGAGCAGGGGTGGGCGGATGCCATGCCGACCAACGTGCTGCTGGTGTCCGGTCCCAGCAAGACCGCCGACATCGAGCAGACGCTGGCCTACGGCGTCCACGGCCCAAAACGGCTGGTCGTTCTGGTGGTCCAACCATGA
- a CDS encoding LutB/LldF family L-lactate oxidation iron-sulfur protein produces MDGNAPDFAAASRAALADPQLRGNFRRAMDGLMTKRAAQFSDTGEWHGVRALAASVRLRALSKLPELLEKLEENCTRNGITVHWAATTEEANAIALDILHKANAKLVVKGKSMVTEEMHLNAVLEKDGIEVLESDLGEYIVQLDGTMPSHIIMPAIHLNTKQIAHLFKRKIKDAESREDAAYLTDLARRVLRAKFQAADVGMSGVNAAVAETGTLCLIENEGNGRMCTTVPPVHIAFMGLEKVVERLEDVPPVISLLPRSATGQPITTYVNMISGPRKDGEKDGPREVHLVILDNGRSSIYADPELRDTLRCIRCGACMNHCPVYTQVGGHAYEAPYPGPIGKILVPQIEGLAKRGAMPHACTMCNACVEICPVKIPIVEIMGRLRVEAVKPGGAVKDGGAKASRAESMVWSGWAAMNASPTAYRIATLAMSKLGNAAPSSLPMLKEWTNVRTKPRFAGRTLHDLARAKGIPDV; encoded by the coding sequence ATGGACGGTAATGCACCGGATTTCGCCGCCGCATCGCGCGCGGCGCTGGCCGACCCGCAGCTGCGCGGCAATTTCCGCCGCGCCATGGACGGGCTGATGACCAAGCGCGCCGCCCAGTTCTCTGACACGGGCGAATGGCATGGCGTGCGGGCGCTGGCCGCCTCGGTCCGGCTGCGCGCCCTGTCGAAACTGCCAGAACTGCTGGAGAAGCTGGAGGAGAACTGCACCCGCAACGGCATCACCGTCCATTGGGCCGCCACGACGGAGGAGGCCAACGCCATCGCGCTCGACATCCTGCACAAGGCCAACGCCAAGCTGGTGGTCAAGGGCAAGTCGATGGTGACCGAGGAGATGCATCTGAATGCCGTGCTGGAAAAGGACGGCATTGAGGTTCTGGAAAGCGACCTCGGCGAGTACATCGTGCAGTTGGACGGCACCATGCCGTCGCACATCATCATGCCGGCGATCCACCTGAACACGAAGCAGATCGCCCATCTGTTCAAGCGCAAGATCAAGGATGCCGAAAGCCGGGAGGACGCGGCCTATCTGACCGACCTCGCCCGCCGGGTGCTGCGCGCCAAGTTCCAGGCCGCCGACGTCGGCATGTCCGGCGTCAACGCGGCGGTGGCGGAGACCGGCACCCTCTGCCTGATCGAGAATGAGGGCAACGGCCGCATGTGCACCACGGTGCCGCCGGTCCACATCGCCTTTATGGGTCTTGAGAAGGTGGTGGAAAGGCTGGAGGACGTGCCGCCGGTCATCAGCCTGCTGCCGCGCTCCGCCACCGGCCAGCCGATCACCACCTACGTCAACATGATCTCCGGCCCGCGCAAGGACGGCGAGAAGGACGGCCCGCGCGAGGTGCATCTGGTCATCCTCGACAATGGCCGCTCCAGCATCTACGCCGACCCGGAACTGCGCGACACGTTGCGCTGCATCCGCTGCGGCGCCTGCATGAATCATTGCCCGGTCTACACCCAGGTCGGCGGCCATGCCTATGAGGCGCCCTATCCCGGCCCGATCGGCAAGATCCTGGTGCCGCAGATCGAGGGGTTGGCCAAGCGCGGCGCCATGCCCCACGCCTGCACCATGTGCAACGCCTGCGTCGAGATTTGCCCGGTGAAGATCCCCATCGTCGAGATCATGGGGCGTCTGCGGGTCGAGGCGGTGAAACCCGGCGGGGCGGTGAAGGACGGCGGCGCCAAGGCCAGCCGTGCGGAATCGATGGTGTGGAGCGGCTGGGCGGCGATGAACGCCTCCCCAACCGCCTACCGCATCGCCACGCTGGCAATGAGCAAGCTCGGCAACGCGGCGCCGTCGTCGCTGCCCATGCTGAAGGAGTGGACGAACGTCCGCACCAAGCCGCGCTTCGCCGGCCGCACCCTGCACGACCTCGCCCGCGCCAAGGGGATTCCCGATGTCTGA